The genomic DNA AGGTAATGTTTCTTTCTACTAAAGTAAGCACTCACagctttcattaaaataatattttgtgaaatattgcGCGTGGACAAACTTTGATGTCAAAATGGTCATTATAAATGATTTTCACCCATTAAGGTTCTGCCTCTTGTAATGTATTATGGTGTTGTCTCCAACAGTTGCTGGTAGACCAAGTGATGATCCTGGAGACGATGACTCCGCTGGACTTCATGGACTTCAGGAACTACCTGCGTCCTGCCTCCGGGTTCCAGAGCTTGCAGTTCCGCTTGCTTGAAAACAAGGTGGGTGCTTAACGTCATATAGcctataatattatacctaattaccttttttatagtatagccggtaaacgagcaaacggatcacccgatgtcagcaatcgccgccacacatggacacccgaaacaccagaggcgttacaagtgcgttgccggcctttcgggggttaagaatttaagggttgttcgggaatcagtgattgggaagggggtaattgggcctttattttttacctaattattaatCTATATCTACTAGATCACGTAGCGTTAGAGTgctattcatttaatttattttcattgaccagaataaatgatttttatcaATATGACATTGATCTTATGTGCTATAATGGACAACAATAAAAGCAAAGTGGATACCGACTTCGGTACCTATAGCTACATCACTTATTTCTACCTAAAATCTTTCTGGTGGTAAtttctatcaaaatattttgtaatttctgttCACAGTTGGGATTAAAGCAAGCGTTGCGTGTCAAATACAACCAGAGTTACCAGACTGTGTTCGGAGACGACCCTGAGGCTATGGAGGCACTGCATAAGTAAGTTTATGTTACCAGTCACCACCTACACTCTTTACGTAGCGTCATAAGAGCTGACTAAAGGACTACACTCTTGGGCGCTGCCTTATAAACCTTTCAAACTCCAGACCTGTGAATAACATATCaaattaccggggctccggctcgacaagcaggagtaggatcggggtggtttttagtcagtaagagtctgccgctccctttcgcctcgcccaaggccaaTGCAGAGaagtaattaaatgattttcccacctcaaaaaaaaaagcacggagattatgacaaacccctcttatgtagacTATTTCAGTCTACCTGTTTAgataggctattctgtaattaattatcaattcgaaacattcgaagtgagctcgatcgcggtccaccatgtcattggttgtgagaataaccACGatctttcccgcagccccggctcagtttatcccgtttcccccttgggggttgaccaaagacgggcgagaatgcgatagAGCTCACTTAAGCCTTTAACTACcattagaaaactgttaaaggcaaatcctccactaacgaaGATCACCGGTGTCCTACGCtacagttaacgtgttaaagaaTAGCCTAGTTGTAGAGGACTCCTATGGGCTGTGAATGATGAAGATAAACAATCTTGGTTCCAGGTCGGAGCAGGAGCCAGCGTTACTAGCTCTGATCGAGCGCTGGTTGGAACGGACCCCGGGCCTCAACACGCACGGGTTCAACTTCTGGGGCAAATTCCAAGCTGCCGTCAGCAAGCTCATCAAGGATGATATTGATGCTGCTTCGGTAAGTTTAAGGTTTCTAAAGAAATATCTAGATAATTTGTAGTAAAGAATCTCTGTTTTTAGAACTAAGCCACATAAGTAAAATGCTTAAGTCTTtcactgccaatagaaaactgttgaaggtaaatcctccgctaacgttagTCACCGGTGGCCACGACGGCGTTCTATGTGTTAAACCATGATGTGCAAGGAAGTTTGCCCAAAATTGACGAGCAATTCTAATACCCAATTCCTTAAAACGTTGCGTACTTATTACttctttggtgttgcgggtctCTATAGATAGACAACGCCGATTACTTACTAGTTGACatgtctgttcgtttgccaTCCTAATAGAAAAAATCCGTTGGATTTTAATATGCTTACTTATGAAGTAATTTGTggcaaaatcataattatattatgttcttaTGTTACCGTGCGTACGGCACGTTGCATTTCGCGCGCGCCTTAGAGCCATCaaaccatcacagatggggtccagtagggctaatgtctgatccggagctacggactaccggggctccggctcgaaaagcaagagtaggaatggggtggtttttagccagtaagagtctgaaactgcCTCTCCCCACGCTTATGGCGCCTATGTTCATATATCTTCTATTTAAGTAAACAAATGTTCCATTTCAGCAAGAGACCAACGAGACAGTGCGCCGGCACCGGCTGCAGGACGCGGAGAACCGGCGCGAGATATATCGCTCCATCTTCGACCCCGCCGTGCACGACGCGCTCCGGTCCAGGGGGGAAAGGAGGTTTGTATACAACTCCATAATTATGACAAGAGTTTAAccacttgtctgtcggtatataagacacaatagaaccGGCGCGAGATATATCGCTCCATCTTCGACCCCGCCGTGCACGACGCGCTCCGGTCCAGGGGGGAAAGGAGGTTTGTATACAACTCCATAATTACGACAAGagtttaacctcttgtctgtcggtatataagacacaatagaaccGGCGCGAGATATATCGCTCCATCTTCGACCCCGCCGTGCACGACGCGCTCCGGTCCAGGGGGGAAAGGAGGTTTGTATACAACTCCATAATTACGACAAGagtttaacctcttgtctgtcggtatataagacacaatagaaccGGCGCGAGATATATCGCTCCATCTTCGACCCCGCCGTGCACGACGCGCTCCGGTCCAGGGGGGAAAGGAGGTTTGTATACTACTCCATAATTACGACAAGagtttaacctcttgtctgtcggtatataagacacaatagaaccGGCGCGAGATATATCGCTCCATCTTCGACCCCGCCGTGCACGACGCGCTCCGGTCCAGGGGGGAAAGGAGGTTTGTATACAACTCCATAATTACGACAAGagtttaacctcttgtctgtcggtatataagacacaatagaaccGGCGCGAGATATATCGCTCCATCTTCGACCCCGCCGTGCACGACGCGCTCCGGTCCAGGGGGGAAAGGAGGTTTGTATACTACTCCATAGTTACGACAAGagtttaacctcttgtctgtcggtatataagacacaatagaaccGGCGCGAGATATATCGCTCCATCTTCGACCCCGCCGTGCACGACGCGCTCCGGTCCAGGGGGGAAAGGAGGTTTGTATACAACTCCATAATTACTACAAGagtttaacctcttgtctgtcggtatataagacacaatagaaccGGCGCGAGATATATCGCTCCATCTTCGACCCCGCCGTGCACGACGCGCTCCGGTCCAGGGGGGAAAGGAGGTTTGTATACAACTCCATAATTATGACAAGAGGTTAATTTAAAGCATGTTTACACAAATACTACACTATAGGATGGGTCTAcgtttacaaaaaaacatacaataggGTTAacgacggggtatgaaaattaaaaaatctaattagtccgtcaggtaacgaaaaaatattagaaacgtatgtttttaatttgttgtatAAGATAacacaatacttagataaaacgaatcaacgattgggagtgggagcaaatacgtcatttctacgtataaacgtacctagaagtgacgtcacgcgatggCAAATTATTAGGTGccaggcacttttaaaacgtaagcctaataataaaattgtttgtccCTGAAGTTACGTACGTGCTCGCTCACGTAATGTAATTTCGTATATAGAAGAATGACCAAGAAACTCCAAGAGGTTGCCTTCTTTAAACCATTTTCTCTACGTTACCTGCAGGTTGTCCCACAAGGCGTTGCAGGGAGCCATCATGATCACGTTCTACAGAGACGAGCCCCGGTTCTCCCAGCCGCACCAACTCCTCACACTGCTCATGGACATCGACAGCCTCATCACCAAGTGGCGATGTGAGTATCAACACATAtcagttttttatggaataaaccggtaaacgagcagacggatcacctgacggtaagcaatcgcccccaCCCATGGGCATCCTAAACACCAATCGCCCCCACCCATGGGCATCCTAAACACCAATCGCCCCCACCCATGGGCATCCTAAACACCAATCGCCCCCACCCATGGGCATCCTAAACACCAAAgacgtcacaagtgcgttgccggacttttgggggttaggtatttaaggattgttgaagAATGGAAGGGAAGGGCCTGCGGTAACGTCACGCACACAACGAAACtacacgcaagcgttgtttcacgtcggttttctatgaagccgtggtatcactccggttcaaccggcccattcgtgccgaaagatggctctcccatacttatttaacatttaacgcgatgggggcaaaagtgaccgccGCTAGCAGAGGATTTGACTTCAACAGATTTGTTTTCAGTCaaagttttaagtaataattttaacgTCTCCTTCATTAGAGACGTTTCATTTAACTCTATAAAcaaactagcaaactcggcgaactctgtttcgcccTATGTTTTTCCCTGCTTTCATGCTTTTCTCTTGGGTTTTcttagctataaacctcacggagcctgagacCGTTCCAGCTAATCGACATCGAAAAAagccatggaaatcggttcgtgcgttctggagttagtTTTTTTGagagttttttattaatagattgATTATTGTAATGACTTGCAGACAACCACGTGATCATGGTGCAGCGTATGATTGGGTCCCAGCAGTTGGGCACTGGCGGCTCCTCGGGATACCAGTACCTCCGATCCACTCTCAGGTAATTTCATACtgcattttattactttttattcattttattgtaactttcgtaagaTATATTAACTTACTcccgtaactatttgacgaggaactcgactagttttaagtcaTGCTATAGACTCACATTCATGAGCCGTTTTGTATTCCCTaatcaaaataaagtataaactaGTACAAAGTATAAACTAGCTGATTCGGAAAACTTCGTACCgactcaaacattattttcttaccttttacaccttccctggactttcacaaataattcgaTACCAAAATTTTAcgaatcggtccagccgttctcaagttttggcgagactaacgaacagcaattgatttttatgtataaagattaactcattattattttatttccagtgaCCGCTACAAAGTCTTTCTAGATCTTTTTAACCTGTCAACGTTCCTGCTACCTCGCTCTCTGATACCCCCACTAGACGATAACATGAAGAAGAGCCTAACCCTAACATGGGGCGACAATGCGAAAGAAAACGGtcaaaatgtacaaaatggCGCCCACTCCCAAAATACCGAAAAAGAAACAAACGGCGATAATGGTCCCGAAACAACATTCTGGAAATGAGATTTGtgtattagaatttttattcattcattttaagTTTTCGTTTTTAGTAATTGTGTGAAAAACATGcaatttatgttttaggttATAGAAACCTTGTTTGTAAATGTTGAGGGTTGTCGTTTTTCGCGATGCCTAGATGGCGTCACTGGTGATAATGGTCGTCTTAACTTACAGAcgttaatagttttaaattgtcAATGAAGGAAAGTTCCTTTAATATAATGCAACGTGTTCTAGAAAGGAAAGTTcctttattgaaaatttaatacTATTGGTCTAATCTGACGACCTTATTGGCCAAATAGAAGAACGGTAGTCCTCATTAAACAAGCTCGAatagtacattttaaataacaccTAAGTTTAACGCTGCCTCTTTAATTTTAAGATCTGCATTagttattggtattttttaaaacaacaaacaccTACTGTCCACTGTaccctcagtatgagtttgctttacgttgaacgaaaacgaaacgagagcgcgttcgtcgatctgattggttggtttattcgagctggccaatcagagcgccgaacgaggtctcgttaaacgtaaaacaaactcgtactaaggcctttAGGTAATAATTTTCGTTTACTGTTTGCTAGTAGTTGATAACATTcatatcaaacattttattattgttatgtaattacaattttaaatcatGACAACTTAGTGTAAAATGTAAGAAATCTCGAATTCAATGCAATATAATTAAATCCAAtctgcaattttattttgatttatagtTACACAAGTGGTATATTCTGATAATTTAATacgttttaagaaaaatataatatggagTTGATCTAGCATGTGGTTTTATTTATGCCAAtgagtacctaaataataaagaacatcgagcatttttgtatgggacacttacctacggcgaacaaaaataaaattaggtacggtggataggcaattaaatctagttcacaatggtatagttcccatatctgtgggtcgtggcaataaggagaaattggacatttaaaaaatatttataaatgtttttgggcaataattgaagaggaaaagggaatcaaaaataattaaaacaacatatttttctcttaacttttggcgaaggactgcgatgatgatgacgaaggactgcgatgtagtaagataagctagctacctgcgcgagcgcaacatatgtataccagttttaggactatgggcgagagtgagaacgaaacatgcacatcaacttgacggatttagtctgattgggtttacaaaaataccacggagtgatattttaacttactgagcggtcgtttagtgaAACGAAAACTAATtcaattaggaaaaatagtcaacttaaaatatcattttcattttactaattatatcCATTTTCCCaatattgtgaataaaaataactacacaatattaaatatgattgcaaacactatcatttaaaaatattttggtttatgttcgcgacttttaaaaaatcgggtaaaaaacgcccgatgtcctttacGTCGAAATTAACATGGGCTAAggaata from Spodoptera frugiperda isolate SF20-4 chromosome 9, AGI-APGP_CSIRO_Sfru_2.0, whole genome shotgun sequence includes the following:
- the LOC118271310 gene encoding tryptophan 2,3-dioxygenase, encoding MACPMRSMMDESAAQEGNHLGNEAGMLYGEYLMLDKLLSAQRMLSSESSKPVHDEHLFIITHQAYELWFKQIIFEVDSVRALLDVEGLDESHTMEILKRLNRVVLILKLLVDQVMILETMTPLDFMDFRNYLRPASGFQSLQFRLLENKLGLKQALRVKYNQSYQTVFGDDPEAMEALHKSEQEPALLALIERWLERTPGLNTHGFNFWGKFQAAVSKLIKDDIDAASQETNETVRRHRLQDAENRREIYRSIFDPAVHDALRSRGERRLSHKALQGAIMITFYRDEPRFSQPHQLLTLLMDIDSLITKWRYNHVIMVQRMIGSQQLGTGGSSGYQYLRSTLSDRYKVFLDLFNLSTFLLPRSLIPPLDDNMKKSLTLTWGDNAKENGQNVQNGAHSQNTEKETNGDNGPETTFWK